A genomic window from Sulfurospirillum multivorans DSM 12446 includes:
- the dnaA gene encoding chromosomal replication initiator protein DnaA codes for MLADTIIELLKEEISSQEYDRYIKQLKFHEKASNSDQMVFLAPNILIANWVKTKYSDKIAHLFELKTGKKPEIKIVLKEHLKTTKVKSTPVEMIDAIKNTKNTILNPSYTFDSFVVGSSNQYAYTAAKSIAEKPGVMYNPVFIYGPTGLGKTHLIHAIGNYVQGRGKIVIYATIEQFMNDFTYNLRNQSMDRFREKYRSCDVLLIDDTQFLSNKIQTQEEFFHTFNELHSAGKQIVLTSDKPPKMINGLEDRLKSRFEWGLIADIGLPELETKIAIIKKKCELDGINLNSDIVNYIAANMGDNIREIESAIINLNAYASLMRQEITLDFAKNVMREQIKERRENISLEDIIQIIAKDLNIKPSEIKSTKRSKNIVEARRIGIYLARTLTPNSMPSLATYFGMKDHTAVSHNIKKINEIIETNESFKLKVEDLKNKILTKQM; via the coding sequence TAGAACTTTTAAAAGAAGAGATCTCTTCACAAGAATATGATCGCTATATTAAACAACTTAAATTCCACGAAAAAGCCTCCAATTCGGATCAAATGGTTTTTCTTGCTCCTAACATTTTGATCGCTAATTGGGTCAAAACAAAATACTCCGATAAAATTGCCCATCTGTTTGAACTCAAGACGGGTAAAAAACCTGAGATCAAAATTGTCCTCAAAGAGCATCTTAAAACCACTAAAGTGAAATCAACCCCTGTTGAGATGATTGATGCGATTAAAAACACCAAAAACACTATTTTAAACCCATCTTACACGTTTGATAGTTTTGTCGTAGGAAGCTCCAATCAATACGCCTACACTGCCGCTAAATCCATTGCAGAAAAACCCGGTGTCATGTACAATCCTGTTTTCATTTACGGTCCTACGGGACTTGGTAAAACCCACCTTATTCATGCCATCGGCAATTATGTTCAAGGCAGAGGTAAAATCGTTATTTATGCGACGATTGAGCAGTTTATGAATGATTTCACCTACAATCTTCGCAACCAATCCATGGACAGATTTCGTGAAAAGTACCGTAGTTGTGATGTTTTGCTCATTGACGATACTCAATTTTTATCCAATAAAATTCAAACGCAAGAGGAGTTCTTTCATACTTTTAATGAACTTCACTCTGCGGGTAAACAGATCGTTTTAACTTCTGATAAACCACCAAAAATGATCAATGGACTTGAAGATCGTCTTAAAAGTCGCTTTGAATGGGGTTTGATTGCCGATATTGGCTTGCCTGAATTGGAAACTAAAATTGCGATCATTAAAAAGAAGTGTGAACTCGATGGTATCAATCTTAACAGCGACATTGTCAATTACATTGCTGCCAATATGGGCGATAATATTCGTGAAATTGAGAGTGCTATTATCAACCTTAATGCCTATGCGTCGCTGATGCGTCAAGAAATTACCCTTGATTTTGCAAAAAACGTGATGCGTGAGCAGATTAAAGAGCGCCGTGAAAACATTAGCCTTGAAGATATTATTCAAATCATCGCTAAAGATCTCAATATTAAACCAAGCGAAATCAAATCAACCAAACGCAGTAAAAATATTGTGGAAGCCAGACGTATTGGTATTTATTTGGCACGTACCCTTACTCCAAATTCTATGCCTTCACTTGCAACCTATTTTGGAATGAAAGATCATACAGCCGTTTCACACAATATTAAGAAAATTAACGAAATTATTGAGACCAATGAGTCCTTTAAACTCAAAGTTGAAGATCTAAAAAATAAAATTTTAACCAAGCAGATGTAA
- the dnaN gene encoding DNA polymerase III subunit beta, with protein sequence MKVSIKKSILENMLLNIQPYLEKKDLSQITSHVLLITEESQFVIKATDYEIGLCYHTPEVKIITAGNATANGKKLLDIIKSLKDDEVILETINDYLYIKQNSSKFKLPMLNPVDFPPFPQIDAKPKFDINSNTLVRSIKKIAPAIDSNNPKFELNGSLIDIKDNSINLVATDTKRLAIVQLEQPTEHNFTLIIPKKAISEIQKLFFDTIEIFYDENTLIASSAHFTFYTKLINGKFPDYQRIIPKNKNYRILLSRESMVDSIKQISIISPEIKITFKPEKIVFESLNDDNIEAKTEIEFKTGLDSDIYLAVNSRYILDFLSNIENSNFTLGFNDSGLPFTLESDNFTTIVMPIMI encoded by the coding sequence ATGAAGGTTTCGATAAAAAAGAGCATTTTAGAAAACATGTTACTCAACATTCAACCCTATTTAGAAAAAAAGGATTTGAGTCAGATAACATCCCATGTTTTACTCATTACTGAAGAGAGTCAATTTGTCATCAAAGCAACCGATTATGAGATTGGTTTATGCTACCACACACCTGAAGTCAAAATCATCACAGCAGGAAATGCAACCGCTAATGGTAAAAAACTTCTCGATATTATCAAAAGTTTAAAAGATGACGAAGTTATTTTAGAAACCATCAATGATTACCTCTATATCAAACAGAATAGCTCCAAATTTAAACTTCCGATGCTTAACCCAGTAGATTTCCCACCCTTCCCTCAAATTGACGCTAAGCCCAAATTTGACATCAACAGCAACACACTCGTTCGCTCCATTAAAAAGATAGCTCCTGCCATTGATAGCAATAACCCTAAATTTGAACTCAATGGCTCTTTAATTGATATTAAAGACAACAGCATCAATTTAGTCGCAACCGATACCAAACGTTTGGCAATCGTGCAACTTGAACAGCCGACCGAACATAACTTTACATTGATTATTCCTAAAAAAGCGATCAGCGAAATTCAAAAACTCTTTTTTGATACCATTGAAATTTTTTACGATGAAAACACGCTCATTGCTTCATCGGCTCATTTTACATTTTATACCAAACTGATCAATGGAAAATTCCCAGACTATCAACGCATCATTCCTAAAAATAAAAACTATAGAATTTTACTCAGTCGTGAATCGATGGTGGATTCTATTAAACAGATCTCAATCATCTCTCCTGAAATTAAAATCACTTTTAAACCTGAAAAAATAGTTTTTGAGAGTTTGAACGATGATAATATTGAAGCCAAAACAGAAATTGAGTTTAAAACGGGGCTTGATAGTGACATTTACCTTGCAGTTAACAGTCGTTATATTTTAGATTTTTTATCCAATATCGAAAATAGTAACTTTACCTTAGGTTTCAATGACAGTGGTCTTCCTTTCACGTTAGAGAGTGATAATTTTACAACCATTGTTATGCCAATTATGATCTAA
- the gyrB gene encoding DNA topoisomerase (ATP-hydrolyzing) subunit B has product MSTYGADNIKVLKGLEAVRKRPGMYIGDTNINGLHHLIYEVVDNSIDEAMAGYCDLIKVELTREGSCIVVDNGRGIPVGWHEGENMSAATVVLTVLHAGGKFDKDTYKVSGGLHGVGVSVVNALSSKLVATIKREGNEHRQEFAAGIPQTPLDVVKTTNRTGTMIEFWPDSTIFETTEFQFEILQTRFKELAYLNPKITIELKDQRDGRVEVYHFEGGIKQFVLDLNKKEKVADAVHYTASIEDVEVDVAMMYNSTYSEILFSFVNNIKTIDGGTHESGFRAGLTRAITGYISLNAGVREKDVKITGDDVREGLIAIVSVKVPEPQFEGQTKGKLGSSYVKPIVQKLVYEQLVKYFEENPIEAKAIMNKALAAARGREAAKNARDLTRRKDAMSIGTLPGKLADCQSKDPSICELYLVEGDSAGGSAKQGRDRVFQAILPLKGKILNVEKSRLDKILKSEEIKNMITALGCGIGEEFNEEKLRYHKLIIMTDADVDGSHIQTLLLTFLFRFLRPVVDNGYVYLAQPPLYRYKKGKKEIYLKDDTEMNTFLIESGIDNIAIEGVGTPDLIDFFKIISAYRGILKELEKRFSMIEVIRYLIENPDLITLPTDKLFTEIERFITALGYNILNHYLNDESIHLFIQTKDGLEELLLDETFYTNPLYEEALYIYSKIQERDFDVFDGRDPVEVLDEIEKNAKKGAYIQRYKGLGEMNPEQLWETTMNPENRRLLQVKVDDAEAASDTFTLFMGDEVEPRRQYIQDHAKDVKHLDV; this is encoded by the coding sequence ATGAGTACTTACGGTGCAGACAATATTAAAGTTTTAAAAGGCCTTGAAGCAGTACGAAAACGTCCAGGTATGTATATCGGTGATACCAACATTAATGGTCTTCACCATCTTATTTATGAAGTGGTTGATAACTCTATCGATGAAGCAATGGCGGGCTATTGTGATCTCATTAAAGTTGAATTGACACGTGAGGGCTCATGTATTGTTGTTGATAACGGTCGTGGTATTCCTGTGGGTTGGCATGAGGGCGAAAATATGTCAGCAGCTACGGTTGTTTTAACCGTTCTTCACGCAGGTGGAAAGTTTGATAAAGATACGTATAAAGTCAGTGGTGGTTTGCACGGTGTAGGTGTTTCGGTTGTGAATGCACTTTCATCAAAACTGGTTGCGACCATTAAACGTGAAGGCAATGAACACCGTCAAGAGTTTGCTGCTGGTATTCCTCAAACACCTCTTGATGTGGTTAAAACAACGAATCGCACGGGTACCATGATCGAATTTTGGCCAGATTCTACTATTTTTGAAACCACTGAGTTTCAATTTGAAATTTTACAAACACGTTTTAAAGAGCTTGCCTACCTTAATCCAAAAATTACGATTGAACTCAAAGATCAAAGAGACGGACGCGTTGAAGTGTACCATTTTGAAGGTGGTATCAAACAGTTTGTTTTGGATCTCAATAAAAAAGAAAAAGTAGCGGATGCTGTCCACTATACTGCTAGTATTGAAGATGTTGAAGTTGATGTTGCGATGATGTACAACTCAACGTATAGTGAAATTCTCTTCTCTTTTGTCAATAACATCAAAACCATTGATGGTGGAACGCATGAAAGTGGATTTCGTGCGGGTTTAACGCGTGCCATTACGGGTTATATTAGTCTCAATGCAGGTGTAAGAGAAAAAGACGTCAAAATTACAGGTGATGATGTTCGTGAGGGCTTGATCGCGATTGTCAGCGTTAAAGTGCCTGAGCCTCAATTTGAAGGTCAAACCAAAGGAAAACTAGGAAGCTCTTACGTAAAACCAATCGTTCAAAAATTGGTGTATGAGCAACTGGTTAAATACTTTGAAGAAAACCCAATCGAAGCTAAAGCCATTATGAACAAAGCACTTGCAGCAGCACGTGGACGTGAAGCGGCTAAAAATGCAAGAGATTTAACCAGACGTAAAGATGCAATGAGTATCGGTACACTTCCTGGAAAATTAGCGGATTGTCAAAGTAAAGACCCTTCTATTTGTGAACTTTACCTCGTAGAGGGCGATAGTGCGGGCGGTTCTGCTAAACAAGGAAGGGACCGTGTTTTCCAAGCGATTTTGCCACTTAAAGGTAAAATTCTGAACGTTGAAAAAAGCCGTTTGGACAAAATTTTAAAATCCGAAGAGATTAAAAATATGATCACTGCTTTAGGCTGTGGCATTGGTGAAGAGTTTAATGAAGAAAAACTTCGCTATCACAAGCTCATCATCATGACCGATGCGGACGTTGATGGTAGCCATATTCAAACACTGCTTTTAACCTTTTTATTCCGTTTTTTACGTCCTGTTGTGGACAATGGGTATGTCTATTTGGCACAGCCACCTTTGTATCGTTACAAAAAAGGTAAAAAAGAGATTTATCTCAAAGATGACACTGAAATGAATACCTTTTTAATTGAATCAGGTATCGATAACATTGCGATTGAAGGTGTTGGAACACCTGATTTAATTGATTTCTTTAAAATTATTTCTGCGTATCGTGGTATTTTAAAAGAGCTTGAAAAACGCTTTTCTATGATCGAAGTGATTCGTTATTTGATTGAAAACCCTGATTTGATCACGCTTCCAACCGATAAACTCTTTACAGAAATTGAACGATTTATCACAGCCCTTGGGTACAATATTTTGAACCATTACCTCAACGATGAGAGTATTCATCTGTTTATTCAAACCAAAGATGGTTTGGAAGAGCTTCTTTTGGATGAGACATTTTATACGAACCCACTGTATGAAGAGGCACTGTATATTTATTCTAAAATTCAAGAGCGTGATTTTGATGTTTTTGACGGACGTGATCCTGTTGAAGTTTTGGACGAAATTGAAAAAAATGCTAAAAAAGGCGCTTATATTCAACGTTACAAAGGTCTTGGTGAGATGAACCCAGAGCAACTTTGGGAAACCACGATGAATCCTGAAAACAGACGATTGTTACAAGTTAAAGTCGATGATGCTGAAGCTGC